The following are encoded in a window of Fusarium falciforme chromosome 11, complete sequence genomic DNA:
- a CDS encoding BHLH domain-containing protein: MGSLHTLRPLKPKTSPLDINDKFGVSSWEENQLQMIFESPPWEQAPLSTRTWDADGSSASEYFTQDAILAYGLSDILLADPSPLSAAGLEVDPSDANCSASPEHLLLDSSPLPINRDFLEHSAHRGPRRGSDFTLRTASEKPKRLARHRKPVGPSMEASAREGHNLAEKQYRIRLKAQFEALLAVLPVANKPNDVDHAPRVIQGQCFSRGEVLDAARETILKQENEIEALTAKRDQLERDMATLERVLRRGRI; the protein is encoded by the exons ATGGGCTCACTCCATACACTACGACCCTTGAAACCAAAGACATCTCCCCTCGACATTAACGATAAATTTGGGGTCTCCTCTTGGGAAGAAAATCAACTGCAG ATGATATTCGAATCACCGCCATGGGAGCAAG CGCCCCTTTCCACGAGAACCTGGGATGCGGACGGATCATCAGCATCTGAGTACTTCACCCAAGATGCCATCTTGGCCTATGGGTTGTCTGATATCCTGTTAGCCGATCCATCACCTCTTTCTGCAGCTGGCCTAGAGGTAGACCCGAGCGACGCCAACTGCAGCGCCAGCCCGGAGCATCTTCTCTTGGATAGCAGCCCTCTTCCGATAAACCGCGATTTCCTAGAACACTCAGCACACCGGGGACCTAGACGCGGTTCAGACTTCACGCTGAGGACGGCTTCCGAGAAGCCAAAGAGACTGGCGCGTCACCGCAAGCCAGTTGGTCCGTCAATGGAGGCCAGCGCCCGGGAAGGCCACAACCTGGCCGAAAAACAGTACCGCATCCGACTCAAGGCGCAGTTTGAGGCTCTCCTGGCCGTGCTGCCAGTGGCGAACAAGCCCAACGATGTCGACCATGCTCCCAGGGTGATTCAGGGCCAGTGCTTCAGCAGAGGTGAGGTGCTGGACGCCGCAAGGGAGACCATTTTGAAACAGGAGAACGAGATTGAGGCCCTGACTGCAAAACGCGACCAACTGGAAAGAGACATGGCAACCTTGGAGCGGGTCCTACGGAGAGGCCGAATATGA
- a CDS encoding CBM21 domain-containing protein, with protein sequence MPYTPPIRHSSSPSSSSSSASSYSYSTPPSPASSFSSSAVSVDANRTPERSLPIPSAPHHALHTLTFLCAEAMGARTLQDTHTEKSNVAAGAPITPPPRQVVKHQYRGITTITPASINQDRHFLGRKDKTSTELRQLANWLLHSNCSQAGVGFDVKDQKTSSDDCWSSFSTGVLGRRLRASQGGCGGGLLPAHFIGEHQSFPSNSQDKVDQWRGARERRKFTDPVRPAIHPCVHRRSASAPTSPKAVHFGPVLEDVRFFNQAERPIAVSAGSSPIMDRSSCHFSLLPQELGPYEWELSTPNLPRSRVSQETAPVRLYRVYLSNDSMNLLGTVVVANLAYHKSVVCRFTMDFWNTISEVTAQHCREIEGYDVFKFTVGLAELVDLEMKPMFLCVRYNVNGQEFWDNNSSLNVQLDFRKRPLR encoded by the coding sequence ATGCCTTACACTCCTCCGATACGGcactcctcctctccctcgtcctcttcttcctcagcctcctcttACTCTTATTCTACTCCTCCATCACCTGCTtcctccttttcctcttcagccGTCTCTGTCGACGCCAATCGAACCCCTGAGCGGTCGTTACCCATTCCGTCAGCCCCACACCATGCTCTGCACACACTTACATTCCTCTGTGCCGAAGCAATGGGTGCAAGGACCCTGCAGGACACGCACACGGAGAAAAGCAATGTGGCCGCCGGGGCGCCGATCACGCCCCCGCCAAGACAGGTAGTCAAGCACCAGTACCGGGGTATCACGACAATCACCCCCGCTTCCATCAACCAAGATCGACATTTCCTGGGCAGGAAGGACAAGACATCAACAGAGTTGCGGCAACTCGCCAATTGGCTTTTGCATTCCAACTGCTCGCAAGCAGGTGTTGGCTTCGACGTGAAAGACCAGAAAACCTCAAGTGACGATTGCTGGTCGAGCTTCAGCACGGGGGTCTTGGGCCGCAGGCTCAGGGCGAGCCAAGGTGGCTGCGGAGGAGGACTGTTGCCGGCTCACTTCATAGGGGAACATCAGTCCTTCCCTTCCAACAGCCAGGACAAGGTCGATCAATGGAGAGGAGCGAGGGAGCGTAGGAAATTCACGGATCCAGTCCGCCCCGCCATTCATCCTTGTGTCCATCGGCGGAGTGCAAGCGCCCCCACCTCCCCCAAGGCGGTTCATTTCGGTCCAGTATTGGAGGACGTACGCTTCTTCAACCAAGCCGAGCGTCCTATAGCGGTGAGTGCAGGTTCCTCGCCTATAATGGACCGCTCATCTTGCCACTTCTCGTTGCTCCCACAGGAGCTGGGCCCGTACGAGTGGGAGCTCTCCACACCCAACTTGCCTCGCTCTCGCGTGTCTCAAGAGACCGCACCTGTCAGACTGTATCGTGTCTACCTTTCCAATGACAGCATGAATCTCTTAGGCACTGTCGTGGTGGCCAATCTTGCCTACCACAAGTCTGTTGTGTGTCGATTCACCATGGACTTCTGGAATACCATCTCTGAAGTTACGGCGCAGCATTGCCGCGAGATTGAAGGTTATGACGTATTCAAGTTTACAGTTGGGCTGGCGGAACTGGTAGATCTTGAGATGAAGCCCATGTTCCTTTGCGTTCGATATAATGTAAACGGTCAGGAGTTCTGGGATAACAATTCTAGTCTGAACGTTCAGCTAGACTTTAGAAAAAGGCCCTTGCGTTAG